In Onychostoma macrolepis isolate SWU-2019 chromosome 06, ASM1243209v1, whole genome shotgun sequence, one DNA window encodes the following:
- the lrrc7 gene encoding leucine-rich repeat-containing protein 7 isoform X1: MDNYSTLQLQCLEMTTKRKIIGRLVPCRCFRGEEEVISVLDYSHCSLQQVPKEIFSFERTLEELYLDANQIEELPKQLFNCQALKKLSMPDNDLSNLPTTIASLVNLKELDISKNGIQEFPDNIKCCKCLSVVEASVNPIAKLPDGFTQLLNLTQLFLNDAFLEYLPANFGRLSKLRILELRENHLKTMPKSIHRLSQLERLDLGSNEFSELPEVLEQIHSIKELWLDNNSLQNIPGSIGKLRQLRYLDLAKNRIESLDADISGCESLEDLLLSSNMLQQLPDTIGKLKKLTTLKVDDNQLTSLPNTIGSARGKTGLSLLEEFDCSCNELESLPPTIGYLHSLRTFAADENFLIELPREIGNCRNVTVMSLRSNKLEFLPDEIGQMTKLRVLNLSDNRLRNLPFTFTKLKDLAALWLSDNQSKALIPLQTEAHPETKQRVLTNYMFPQQPRHDEDYQSDSDSFNPTLWEEQRQQRMTVAFEFEDKKEEEDNSGKVKVEINLKRYPTPYPEDLKNMVKSVQNLVGKTSHPLNTEKCSSGTNMELHSQDKYEPKWPIAPKEVTEREVKDFSKQPMSDQGVILNSAIDIPKRKDKEDLTESSEISLHRVVPKPQQPENTSLAVTSSSCFCLIDSMGGSPNDIRISDMRPTLVEPPMYKPKVVLLGKEKKESTDESEPDKMHCLNNSGSSATYSDYSPSQGSSGSSNPPGNVSNLQTSGKEGPSQTHWTNRLAQSFPKPIESKPLLSQRETPPSSTLQQRGERRPLSDTFDSWNDAPHYDNTGFVAEETPLDTPSSSAGNPMLGSKPRSASMAHGRRPLMRQERIVGVPLELDQSQLTFHTVRTTPDSEVPPSSNPWQNWTRTPSPFEDRTAFPSKLEITPANSPNPDRKDFEQEMGDLPGTFPSNRAWGFLDSTDSGTGRGHPNISAHVQGVKEPNKVGTMVISKSSERLSPMMKEVKAKFKKSQSIDEIDMGSYKVYSIPLDSYSSSIENQGSVDRADLPVPLEQSMSRSQSAPMLDDDLDGYGLKSSQQQKPAIPKKVYHFDQSFNPQGAMDVMKAERRVPPPFPNAPEYVNQPGKTLPKELVSPRGYRGYPPMEQMFSFAQTAVTDDAINPQLSVQPQRSRPGFLRRADSLVSSTEMALFRRVAENHELQLAEHYNRSQQSMLDQQNSLATITDTQFHKRNGRYDEDYSSYQEPKKPIMGYPTKSLTQRRPLSARSYSTETYGASQARPVSARPTMAALLEKLPSDYNLSTCTEKSPEADMKMRPVLQKQEDPTSKMPVDWRQQLLRHIEAKRLDRSAVLKHNTVNFGMLYSGGYAAPHASRSMTINFYNNTKHENQTTQWLPLPNTPSQQSNILDNGQEVVSPSSQWAPYSLGRRDVPPENMNIMKKSGVHNPHQQQTMMITSANAPHRTARDQQYEGAINKVSIQQYQSPLPMPITTTSPRPQSARCFIQTKGQKSMDGFPEQLCVRIEKNPGLGFSISGGISGQGNPFKPSDMGIFVTRVQPDGPASNVLRPGDKILKANGHSFLHMEHETAVSLLKNFPKTVDLVILRESTT, from the exons TGCAGTGTCTGGAGATGACTACTAAGAGGAAGATCATCGGCCGCCTGGTGCCCTGTCGATGCTTCCGGGGGGAGGAGGAGGTCATCTCAGTGCTGGATTATTCCCACTGTAGCCTGCAGCAGGTCCCTAAGGAGATCTTCAGCTTCGAGCGCACGCTAGAAGAGCTCTACCTTGACGCCAACCAGATTGAGGAGCTGCCTAAG CAACTCTTCAACTGTCAAGCACTCAAGAAGCTGAGCATGCCTGACAATGACCTCTCCAACCTGCCAACCACCATCGCCAGCCTTGTGAATCTAAAGGAGTTAGATATTAGTAAAAATG GTATTCAAGAGTTTCCAGACAACATCAAATGCTGTAAATGTCTATCAGTTGTGGAGGCCAGTGTAAATCCTATAGCCAA GCTCCCAGACGGCTTCACCCAGCTCCTCAACTTGACACAGCTCTTCTTAAATGACGCCTTCCTTGAATACCTGCCTGCCAATTTTGGGAG attatcTAAATTACGGATCCTGGAGCTTCGTGAGAATCATCTGAAAACTATGCCAAA GTCAATTCATAGGCTGTCGCAACTGGAGCGGTTAGACTTGGGAAGCAATGAATTCTCTGAACTG CCTGAAGTGCTGGAGCAGATCCATAGTATAAAAGAGTTGTGGTTGGACAATAATTCATTACAAAACATACCAGGG TCTATTGGGAAACTGAGGCAGCTGCGATATCTAGACTTGGCTAAGAACAGGATTGAGAGTCTAGATGCAGATATCTCTGGCTGTGAGTCCTTAGAGGATCTACTCCTCTCCTCGAACATGCTGCAACAGTTACCTGATACAATAG GAAAGTTGAAAAAGTTGACAACATTAAAAGTTGATGACAACCAGCTCACCTCACTGCCTAACACCATTGGAAG TGCACGTGGCAAAACCGG TTTATCACTTTTAGAGGAGTTTGACTGTAGCTGCAATGAACTGGAATCCCTGCCTCCCACCATTGGCTACCTGCACAGTCTTCGGACATTTGCAGCCGATGAGAACTTCCTGATTGAGCTGCCCAGGGAG ATTGGAAACTGCAGGAATGTTACGGTCATGTCCTTGCGCTCCAATAAACTAGAGTTTCTGCCTGATGAAATTGGACAGATGACAAAGCTACGTGTTCTCAATCTAAGTGACAATAG GTTAAGGAATCTTCCCTTCACTTTCACTAAATTGAAAGATCTTGCTGCACTCTGGTTATCTGACAATCAG TCCAAGGCCCTTATCCCCCTTCAAACAGAGGCTCACCCTGAGACCAAACAGAGAGTCCTTACCAACTACATGTTTCCTCAGCAGCCCCGGCACGATGAGG ATTACCAATCTGACAGTGACAGCTTTAATCCCACTCTCTGGGAGGAACAGAGACAGCAGAGGATGACAGTGGCATTTGAGTTTGAGGACAAGAAGGAAGAAGAGGACAACTCAGGAAAAGTGAAG GTTGAGATCAATCTGAAGCGCTATCCCACCCCTTATCCAGAAGACCTAAAGAACATGGTGAAGTCAGTGCAGAACCTGGTGGGTAAAACCTCTCACCCCCTCAACACTGAAAAATGTTCTTCTGGGACCAATATGGAGCTCCACAGCCAAGACAAGTATGAGCCCAAGTGGCCCATTGCTCCTAAGGAG GTGACAGAACGAGAGGTCAAAGACTTTTCGAAACAACCAATGTCCGATCAAGGTGTCATCCTCAACTCAGCCATTGACATCCCAAAACGCAAAGACAAAGAGGATCTGACCGAGAGCTCGGAA ATTTCTTTACACCGCGTCGTTCCCAAGCCTCAACAGCCAGAGAATACGAGCCTGGCCGTTACTTCCTCTTCCTGTTTCTGCCTCATA GACTCCATGGGAGGCTCCCCTAATGATATCCGAATTTCTGACATGCGGCCGACTTTGGTAGAGCCACCAATGTACAAACCAAAGGTTGTGTTACTGGGCAAGGAAAAAAAAG AGTCCACCGATGAGTCTGAGCCGGACAAAATGCATTGTTTGAACAACAGCGGATCATCTGCCACTTATTCAGACTACTCACCCTCCCAGGGATCATCTGGCTCATCCAACCCACCTGGAAATGTCAGTAATCTGCAAACATCTGGGAAAGAGGGGCCATCACAGACTCACTGGACCAACAG GCTGGCTCAGTCTTTTCCAAAGCCCATTGAAAGTAAGCCCCTTCTAAGCCAGAGGGAAACACCTCCTTCCAGCACACTGCAGCAGCGAGGTGAGAGGCGGCCACTGAGCGACACCTTTGACAGCTGGAACGACGCCCCCCACTACGATAACACAGGTTTTGTTGCAGAGGAGACACCTCTTGACACTCCAAGCAGCAGCGCTGGAAACCCCATGCTAGGCTCAAAGCCCCGGAGTGCCTCAATGGCACATGGCCGGCGGCCTCTCATGAGACAAGAGCGCATTGTGGGAGTCCCTCTAGAGCTCGATCAATCGCAACTCACTTTCCACACTGTTCGCACCACCCCTGATTCTGAAGTGCCTCCTTCCTCTAACCCCTGGCAGAACTGGACGAGGACTCCCAGTCCCTTCGAGGACAGGACAGCTTTCCCTTCCAAGTTGGAAATTACTCCAGCCAACAGCCCCAATCCTGATCGTAAGGACTTCGAACAGGAGATGGGGGACCTACCCGGCACTTTTCCCTCAAATAGAGCCTGGGGGTTTCTGGACTCTACGGACTCAGGAACGGGACGAGGTCATCCCAACATTTCTGCGCATGTCCAGGGTGTAAAAGAACCAAACAAAGTAGGCACTATGGTCATTAGCAAGAGTTCTGAAAGACTTTCGCCAATGATGAAGGAGGTAAAAGCGAAATTTAAGAAATCTCAGAGCATAGATGAAATAGATATGGGGTCGTACAAGGTTTACAGCATCCCCTTGGACAGCTACAGTTCTAGCATAGAAAACCAGGGTAGTGTTGATAGAGCGGACCTCCCTGTGCCTCTAGAACAGAGCATGTCCAGGAGCCAATCTGCTCCAATGCTGGACGATGATCTGGATGGCTATGGTTTGAAAAGCTCTCAGCAACAGAAGCCAGCCATCCCAAAGAAAGTTTACCATTTTGACCAAAGCTTCAACCCACAAGGAGCCATGGATGTTATGAAAGCGGAGAGGAGAGTTCCTCCACCGTTCCCCAATGCCCCTGAATATGTAAACCAACCTGGGAAGACGTTGCCAAAGGAACTTGTGAGCCCGAGAGGCTACAGAGGCTATCCACCAATGGAACAGATGTTTTCATTTGCTCAGACTGCAGTCACCGATGATGCCATCAATCCACAGCTCTCAGTCCAGCCCCAGCGCTCCAGGCCGGGCTTCCTGAGGCGCGCTGACTCTTTGGTAAGTTCGACAGAGATGGCGTTGTTCCGCAGAGTAGCTGAGAACCACGAACTGCAGCTGGCAGAGCACTACAACAGGTCTCAACAGAGCATGCTGGATCAACAGAACAGCTTGGCTACCATCACTGACACCCAGTTCCACAAGAGGAACGGTAGGTATGACGAAGATTACTCGTCTTATCAAGAACCCAAAAAGCCCATCATGGGTTACCCCACCAAGAGTCTGACACAACGTCGCCCCCTGTCTGCACGGAGCTACAGCACAGAGACATATGGGGCATCTCAGGCAAGGCCAGTGTCTGCCCGACCCACCATGGCTGCACTGCTGGAGAAATTGCCTTCAGATTACAATCTTAGTACATGCACTGAGAAGAGCCCTGAAGCTGACATGAAGATGAGACCTGTCCTTCAAAAACAAGAAGACCCGACCTCCAAAATGCCAGTAGATTGGAGACAGCAGCTGCTTAGACACATTGAAGCAAAGAGGCTAGACCGG AGCGCTGTCCTTAAGCACAACACAGTAAACTTCGGCATGCTGTACTCTGGAGGCTATGCTGCACCGCATGCCAGCAGAAGCATGACAATAAACTTTTACAATAACACAAAGCATGAAAACCAAACAACTCAGTGGCTACCTCTACCAAAT ACACCTTCACAACAGAGCAATATTTTAGATAATGGACAAGAGGTGGTTTCCCCAAGTAGCCAGTGGGCCCCGTATTCACTGGGACGAAGAGACGTGCCACCAGAGAACATGAACATCATGAAAAAG TCTGGTGTTCACAACCCCCATCAACAACAGACTATGATGATAACCTCAGCCAACGCTCCCCACCGGACGGCCCGTGACCAGCAGTATGAGGGGGCCATCAACAAGGTGTCCATCCAGCAGTACCAGTCACCTCTGCCCATGCCCATCACCACCACCAGCCCCCGGCCTCAGAGTGCCCGCTGCTTCATCCAGACTAAAGGCCAGAAGAGTATGGATGGCTTTCCCGAGCAG
- the lrrc7 gene encoding leucine-rich repeat-containing protein 7 isoform X8, with protein sequence MDNYSTLQLQCLEMTTKRKIIGRLVPCRCFRGEEEVISVLDYSHCSLQQVPKEIFSFERTLEELYLDANQIEELPKQLFNCQALKKLSMPDNDLSNLPTTIASLVNLKELDISKNGIQEFPDNIKCCKCLSVVEASVNPIAKLPDGFTQLLNLTQLFLNDAFLEYLPANFGRLSKLRILELRENHLKTMPKSIHRLSQLERLDLGSNEFSELPEVLEQIHSIKELWLDNNSLQNIPGSIGKLRQLRYLDLAKNRIESLDADISGCESLEDLLLSSNMLQQLPDTIGKLKKLTTLKVDDNQLTSLPNTIGSARGKTGLSLLEEFDCSCNELESLPPTIGYLHSLRTFAADENFLIELPREIGNCRNVTVMSLRSNKLEFLPDEIGQMTKLRVLNLSDNRLRNLPFTFTKLKDLAALWLSDNQSKALIPLQTEAHPETKQRVLTNYMFPQQPRHDEDYQSDSDSFNPTLWEEQRQQRMTVAFEFEDKKEEEDNSGKVKVEINLKRYPTPYPEDLKNMVKSVQNLVGKTSHPLNTEKCSSGTNMELHSQDKYEPKWPIAPKEVTEREVKDFSKQPMSDQGVILNSAIDIPKRKDKEDLTESSEISLHRVVPKPQQPENTSLAVTSSSCFCLIDSMGGSPNDIRISDMRPTLVEPPMYKPKVVLLGKEKKESTDESEPDKMHCLNNSGSSATYSDYSPSQGSSGSSNPPGNVSNLQTSGKEGPSQTHWTNRLAQSFPKPIESKPLLSQRETPPSSTLQQRGERRPLSDTFDSWNDAPHYDNTGFVAEETPLDTPSSSAGNPMLGSKPRSASMAHGRRPLMRQERIVGVPLELDQSQLTFHTVRTTPDSEVPPSSNPWQNWTRTPSPFEDRTAFPSKLEITPANSPNPDRKDFEQEMGDLPGTFPSNRAWGFLDSTDSGTGRGHPNISAHVQGVKEPNKVGTMVISKSSERLSPMMKEVKAKFKKSQSIDEIDMGSYKVYSIPLDSYSSSIENQGSVDRADLPVPLEQSMSRSQSAPMLDDDLDGYGLKSSQQQKPAIPKKVYHFDQSFNPQGAMDVMKAERRVPPPFPNAPEYVNQPGKTLPKELVSPRGYRGYPPMEQMFSFAQTAVTDDAINPQLSVQPQRSRPGFLRRADSLVSSTEMALFRRVAENHELQLAEHYNRSQQSMLDQQNSLATITDTQFHKRNGRYDEDYSSYQEPKKPIMGYPTKSLTQRRPLSARSYSTETYGASQARPVSARPTMAALLEKLPSDYNLSTCTEKSPEADMKMRPVLQKQEDPTSKMPVDWRQQLLRHIEAKRLDRSAVLKHNTVNFGMLYSGGYAAPHASRSMTINFYNNTKHENQTTQWLPLPNTPSQQSNILDNGQEVVSPSSQWAPYSLGRRDVPPENMNIMKKSGVHNPHQQQTMMITSANAPHRTARDQQYEGAINKVSIQQYQSPLPMPITTTSPRPQSARCFIQTKGQKSMDGFPEQLCVRIEKNPGLGFSISGGISGQGNPFKPSDMGTA encoded by the exons TGCAGTGTCTGGAGATGACTACTAAGAGGAAGATCATCGGCCGCCTGGTGCCCTGTCGATGCTTCCGGGGGGAGGAGGAGGTCATCTCAGTGCTGGATTATTCCCACTGTAGCCTGCAGCAGGTCCCTAAGGAGATCTTCAGCTTCGAGCGCACGCTAGAAGAGCTCTACCTTGACGCCAACCAGATTGAGGAGCTGCCTAAG CAACTCTTCAACTGTCAAGCACTCAAGAAGCTGAGCATGCCTGACAATGACCTCTCCAACCTGCCAACCACCATCGCCAGCCTTGTGAATCTAAAGGAGTTAGATATTAGTAAAAATG GTATTCAAGAGTTTCCAGACAACATCAAATGCTGTAAATGTCTATCAGTTGTGGAGGCCAGTGTAAATCCTATAGCCAA GCTCCCAGACGGCTTCACCCAGCTCCTCAACTTGACACAGCTCTTCTTAAATGACGCCTTCCTTGAATACCTGCCTGCCAATTTTGGGAG attatcTAAATTACGGATCCTGGAGCTTCGTGAGAATCATCTGAAAACTATGCCAAA GTCAATTCATAGGCTGTCGCAACTGGAGCGGTTAGACTTGGGAAGCAATGAATTCTCTGAACTG CCTGAAGTGCTGGAGCAGATCCATAGTATAAAAGAGTTGTGGTTGGACAATAATTCATTACAAAACATACCAGGG TCTATTGGGAAACTGAGGCAGCTGCGATATCTAGACTTGGCTAAGAACAGGATTGAGAGTCTAGATGCAGATATCTCTGGCTGTGAGTCCTTAGAGGATCTACTCCTCTCCTCGAACATGCTGCAACAGTTACCTGATACAATAG GAAAGTTGAAAAAGTTGACAACATTAAAAGTTGATGACAACCAGCTCACCTCACTGCCTAACACCATTGGAAG TGCACGTGGCAAAACCGG TTTATCACTTTTAGAGGAGTTTGACTGTAGCTGCAATGAACTGGAATCCCTGCCTCCCACCATTGGCTACCTGCACAGTCTTCGGACATTTGCAGCCGATGAGAACTTCCTGATTGAGCTGCCCAGGGAG ATTGGAAACTGCAGGAATGTTACGGTCATGTCCTTGCGCTCCAATAAACTAGAGTTTCTGCCTGATGAAATTGGACAGATGACAAAGCTACGTGTTCTCAATCTAAGTGACAATAG GTTAAGGAATCTTCCCTTCACTTTCACTAAATTGAAAGATCTTGCTGCACTCTGGTTATCTGACAATCAG TCCAAGGCCCTTATCCCCCTTCAAACAGAGGCTCACCCTGAGACCAAACAGAGAGTCCTTACCAACTACATGTTTCCTCAGCAGCCCCGGCACGATGAGG ATTACCAATCTGACAGTGACAGCTTTAATCCCACTCTCTGGGAGGAACAGAGACAGCAGAGGATGACAGTGGCATTTGAGTTTGAGGACAAGAAGGAAGAAGAGGACAACTCAGGAAAAGTGAAG GTTGAGATCAATCTGAAGCGCTATCCCACCCCTTATCCAGAAGACCTAAAGAACATGGTGAAGTCAGTGCAGAACCTGGTGGGTAAAACCTCTCACCCCCTCAACACTGAAAAATGTTCTTCTGGGACCAATATGGAGCTCCACAGCCAAGACAAGTATGAGCCCAAGTGGCCCATTGCTCCTAAGGAG GTGACAGAACGAGAGGTCAAAGACTTTTCGAAACAACCAATGTCCGATCAAGGTGTCATCCTCAACTCAGCCATTGACATCCCAAAACGCAAAGACAAAGAGGATCTGACCGAGAGCTCGGAA ATTTCTTTACACCGCGTCGTTCCCAAGCCTCAACAGCCAGAGAATACGAGCCTGGCCGTTACTTCCTCTTCCTGTTTCTGCCTCATA GACTCCATGGGAGGCTCCCCTAATGATATCCGAATTTCTGACATGCGGCCGACTTTGGTAGAGCCACCAATGTACAAACCAAAGGTTGTGTTACTGGGCAAGGAAAAAAAAG AGTCCACCGATGAGTCTGAGCCGGACAAAATGCATTGTTTGAACAACAGCGGATCATCTGCCACTTATTCAGACTACTCACCCTCCCAGGGATCATCTGGCTCATCCAACCCACCTGGAAATGTCAGTAATCTGCAAACATCTGGGAAAGAGGGGCCATCACAGACTCACTGGACCAACAG GCTGGCTCAGTCTTTTCCAAAGCCCATTGAAAGTAAGCCCCTTCTAAGCCAGAGGGAAACACCTCCTTCCAGCACACTGCAGCAGCGAGGTGAGAGGCGGCCACTGAGCGACACCTTTGACAGCTGGAACGACGCCCCCCACTACGATAACACAGGTTTTGTTGCAGAGGAGACACCTCTTGACACTCCAAGCAGCAGCGCTGGAAACCCCATGCTAGGCTCAAAGCCCCGGAGTGCCTCAATGGCACATGGCCGGCGGCCTCTCATGAGACAAGAGCGCATTGTGGGAGTCCCTCTAGAGCTCGATCAATCGCAACTCACTTTCCACACTGTTCGCACCACCCCTGATTCTGAAGTGCCTCCTTCCTCTAACCCCTGGCAGAACTGGACGAGGACTCCCAGTCCCTTCGAGGACAGGACAGCTTTCCCTTCCAAGTTGGAAATTACTCCAGCCAACAGCCCCAATCCTGATCGTAAGGACTTCGAACAGGAGATGGGGGACCTACCCGGCACTTTTCCCTCAAATAGAGCCTGGGGGTTTCTGGACTCTACGGACTCAGGAACGGGACGAGGTCATCCCAACATTTCTGCGCATGTCCAGGGTGTAAAAGAACCAAACAAAGTAGGCACTATGGTCATTAGCAAGAGTTCTGAAAGACTTTCGCCAATGATGAAGGAGGTAAAAGCGAAATTTAAGAAATCTCAGAGCATAGATGAAATAGATATGGGGTCGTACAAGGTTTACAGCATCCCCTTGGACAGCTACAGTTCTAGCATAGAAAACCAGGGTAGTGTTGATAGAGCGGACCTCCCTGTGCCTCTAGAACAGAGCATGTCCAGGAGCCAATCTGCTCCAATGCTGGACGATGATCTGGATGGCTATGGTTTGAAAAGCTCTCAGCAACAGAAGCCAGCCATCCCAAAGAAAGTTTACCATTTTGACCAAAGCTTCAACCCACAAGGAGCCATGGATGTTATGAAAGCGGAGAGGAGAGTTCCTCCACCGTTCCCCAATGCCCCTGAATATGTAAACCAACCTGGGAAGACGTTGCCAAAGGAACTTGTGAGCCCGAGAGGCTACAGAGGCTATCCACCAATGGAACAGATGTTTTCATTTGCTCAGACTGCAGTCACCGATGATGCCATCAATCCACAGCTCTCAGTCCAGCCCCAGCGCTCCAGGCCGGGCTTCCTGAGGCGCGCTGACTCTTTGGTAAGTTCGACAGAGATGGCGTTGTTCCGCAGAGTAGCTGAGAACCACGAACTGCAGCTGGCAGAGCACTACAACAGGTCTCAACAGAGCATGCTGGATCAACAGAACAGCTTGGCTACCATCACTGACACCCAGTTCCACAAGAGGAACGGTAGGTATGACGAAGATTACTCGTCTTATCAAGAACCCAAAAAGCCCATCATGGGTTACCCCACCAAGAGTCTGACACAACGTCGCCCCCTGTCTGCACGGAGCTACAGCACAGAGACATATGGGGCATCTCAGGCAAGGCCAGTGTCTGCCCGACCCACCATGGCTGCACTGCTGGAGAAATTGCCTTCAGATTACAATCTTAGTACATGCACTGAGAAGAGCCCTGAAGCTGACATGAAGATGAGACCTGTCCTTCAAAAACAAGAAGACCCGACCTCCAAAATGCCAGTAGATTGGAGACAGCAGCTGCTTAGACACATTGAAGCAAAGAGGCTAGACCGG AGCGCTGTCCTTAAGCACAACACAGTAAACTTCGGCATGCTGTACTCTGGAGGCTATGCTGCACCGCATGCCAGCAGAAGCATGACAATAAACTTTTACAATAACACAAAGCATGAAAACCAAACAACTCAGTGGCTACCTCTACCAAAT ACACCTTCACAACAGAGCAATATTTTAGATAATGGACAAGAGGTGGTTTCCCCAAGTAGCCAGTGGGCCCCGTATTCACTGGGACGAAGAGACGTGCCACCAGAGAACATGAACATCATGAAAAAG TCTGGTGTTCACAACCCCCATCAACAACAGACTATGATGATAACCTCAGCCAACGCTCCCCACCGGACGGCCCGTGACCAGCAGTATGAGGGGGCCATCAACAAGGTGTCCATCCAGCAGTACCAGTCACCTCTGCCCATGCCCATCACCACCACCAGCCCCCGGCCTCAGAGTGCCCGCTGCTTCATCCAGACTAAAGGCCAGAAGAGTATGGATGGCTTTCCCGAGCAG